Genomic window (Allostreptomyces psammosilenae):
CGCCGACGCCGTGGCCACCGGGCTGCGCCGGGAGGCCATGGCCGTGGACGTGGTCTACGACGGCCAGGCCGCCCTGGACCGGGTCCGGGTCAACGAGTACGACGTCGTGGTGCTCGACCGCGACCTGCCGCTGGTGCACGGCGACGACGTCTGCCGGGAGGTCGTCGCCCTGGGCCTGGCCACCCGGGTGCTCATGCTGACCGCCTCCGCCGACGTCAGCGACCGGGTGGAGGGCCTGGAGCTGGGCGCCGACGACTACCTGCCCAAGCCCTTCGCCTTCTCCGAGCTGATCGCCCGGGTGCGGGCGCTGGGCCGGCGGGCCACCCACCCGCTGC
Coding sequences:
- a CDS encoding response regulator transcription factor, yielding MRVLVVEDEQLLADAVATGLRREAMAVDVVYDGQAALDRVRVNEYDVVVLDRDLPLVHGDDVCREVVALGLATRVLMLTASADVSDRVEGLELGADDYLPKPFAFSELIARVRALGRRATHPLPPVLERAGIRLDPSRKEVVRDGRPVHLAPKEFAVLEVLLRAGGAVVSAEQLLEKAWDENTDPFTNVVRVTVMTLRRKLGEPAVILTVPGSGYRI